A portion of the Pagrus major chromosome 8, Pma_NU_1.0 genome contains these proteins:
- the LOC141001446 gene encoding AT-rich interactive domain-containing protein 3B-like, producing MMDYSKAQMSSFSEEGSSAGCPQFSPAGVKLEAVMEHLQRQQGAKLEMNLQEKHLLQAQFLFAQHAAAAAAARAPGSRLDSALFGKADGPTYQAAQQALNSHLSRLDPDEEDSDEEEQEMVEPEENDEVEDDEDEEEEDGPHQQAKKPRIPFPFPPYSTPQSSTVKHMSESPTSAIKQEQEEKELLSPAGQQAFTSPNGFADWGCDESFKQRGSAIWAEENDGGKVRGEPSRDFAKLYELDNDPQRKEFLDDLFVFMQKRGTPVNRIPIMAKQVLDLYRLYKLVTEKGGLVEVINKKIWREITKGLNLPTSITSAAFTLRTQYMKYLYPFECEKKGLSSPGELQAAIDSNRREGRRPSYTNSLYRYSPSPSSAPHALLSSSTMQTIPTGHNGLNISASPNLKRKTDEMSTPVIPSQLPMALALGQQQQQQQQLAQAATLEHLRERLERGAGGAAADGPEKKMMQLAEEQQRLMQQALQQNLLAIASHFNPMNHKLNNGHESKQDMSLKISTNGAASISVSVDVNGTVYSGMLFAQKSTSPVVSQTVTMAGTSGFSALSSSHSPSSSSSTSSKGPN from the exons ATGATGGATTACTCAAAGGCGCAAATG TCAAGCTTTTCTGAGGAGGGCAGTTCAGCCGGGTGTCCACAGTTCAGTCCTGCTGGGGTGAAGCTGGAGGCGGTGATGGAGCATCTGCAGAGACAACAAGGAGCCAAACTGGAGATGAACCTGCAGGAGAAACATCTTCTTCAAGCCCAGTTTCTGTTCGCTCaacatgctgctgcagcagctgcagccagaGCTCCCGGCTCCAGATTAGACTCTGCATTATTTGGCAAAGCAGATGGGCCGACTTATCAAGCAGCTCAACAAGCTTTGAACAGCCATCTCAGCAGACTAGATCCAGATGAGGAAGATTcagatgaggaggagcaggaaatGGTGGAGCCTGAAGAGAATGATGAGGTGGAGGACgacgaggatgaggaggaggaggatgggccTCATCAGCAGGCGAAGAAGCCTCGAATCCCCTTCCCCTTCCCTCCTTATTCCACACCTCAGTCGTCTACTGTGAAGCATATGTCTGAATCTCCAACTTCAGCCATAAAACAGGAGCAAGAGGAGAAAGAGCTGCTGTCTCCTGCAGGCCAGCAAGCCTTCACATCACCCAATGGCTTCGCTGACTGGGGCTGTGATGAGTCATTTAAACAA AGAGGAAGTGCCATCTGGGCTGAGGAGAATGATGGAGGGAAAGTAAGAGGCGAACCATCCAGGGACTTTGCCAAG CTTTATGAGCTGGATAATGATCCACAACGGAAGGAGTTTCTTGATGATCTCTTTGTCTTTATGCAGAAACGAG GGACTCCTGTGAACCGCATTCCCATCATGGCCAAGCAGGTGCTGGACCTGTACAGGCTTTATAAGCTTGTGACAGAGAAGGGAGGTCTGGTCGAGGTTATAAACAAGAAGATTTGGAGGGAGATCACCAAAGGTCTCAACCTCCCGACGTCCATCACCAGTGCAGCCTTCACCCTCCGCACACA GTATATGAAATATTTGTACCCGTTTGAGTGTGAGAAAAAGGGCCTGAGCTCTCCAGGTGAGCTGCAGGCTGCCATCGATAGTAATCGCAGAGAAGGCAGACGTCCGAGCTACACCAACAGCCTGTACCGCTACTCTCCCTCCCCGAGCTCTGCTCCACATGCCCTTCTCTCTTCATCTACGATGCAAACCATTCCGACCGGACACAACGGCCTGAATATATCCGCTAGTCCAAATCTAAAGAGGAAGACAG ATGAGATGTCAACCCCTGTAATACCAAGCCAGCTGCCCATGGCTCTGGCActggggcagcagcagcagcagcagcagcagctggcacAAGCTGCCACATTGGAGCATCTGAGAGAGAGGCTGGagcgaggagcaggaggagctgccGCCGACGGtccagagaaaaaaatgatgcaGCTGGCGGAGGAGCAGCAGCGCCTCATGCAGCAGGCCCTCCAACAAAACCTCCTGGCCATCGCCTCTCATTTCAACCCCATGAATCACAAACTTAACAATGGACATG aaagcAAACAGGACATGTCTCTGAAAATCTCCACTAATGGAGCAGCGAGTATCAGTGTGTCTGTGGACGTCAATGGCACCGTTTATTCAG GAATGCTGTTTGCCCAGAAGTCAACTTCTCCAGTGGTGTCACAGACTGTAACTATGGCAGGAACAAGTGGTTTCAGTGCCCTCAGCTCCTCACACAgtccctcctcttcatcttccacCTCCTCAAAGGGACCCAATTAA